CCTGTAGGACGAGTCGCTCTCAGCGCTTTCGCTACTCTATCAATATTTTCATTACTCAAACTTGCCTGTGCTAGTGCATAAGCTGCTATTGCCCCTAAAGCTGGAGCTCCCCTAATTACCATTTCGTTGATTGCAAATATTATATCTTTATAGCTCATAGCTGTAAAAATTTTAAATTTATGTGGCAAAGCGCGCTGGTCTATCATTTTTACTTTTCCATTCTCAAGCCAGACTGCTCTAAGCNNNNNNNNNNNNNNNNNNNNNNNNNNNNNNNNNNNNNNNNNNNNNNNNNNNNNNNCCCCAGTCTATAACCTTCTTTAACAAGTGCATACATAGCGCGAGCAGCGCGAGTAGTATCTTGATAAACAGGTATATTTGCGCCTTTCAAATCTTCAATTACCTCTTCTACTTCCTTACCGCCTATCCAGCAGCATATTATTGGCTTGTCAGGAGCTTTGTCTTTGCTTTGCAGCGCTATTTTCAATACTGCGCCAACATATTCTCTTGGTCTAGCATAGCCTCCGTGCACGCATGCCACTATTATACCATCAATATTTTCAGCTTCAAGTAGAGTGCGCATCGCTCCTTCATAGCGATAGAAGCTAGCGTCCGCAACTAAATCTACAGGATTTCTTGGCTTGACCAAAGGTGGTAGAATTTTTTCTAGTTTTGCAATTGCCTTTTCATCTAGTTCCGGTACTAGCAAATTATTCTCACAACATGTATCTGCGAGCATAATACCTGCGCCGCCGCCGTTGGAAATTATACCTATTCTTTTACCTTTTGCAGGAGACTGATTAGCAAGTGCATTTGCAAAATCGAAAAGTTCAGTTACATCTTTGGCTCTTATTATATTTGCTTGCTTGAAAGCACCTCCGTAAATTTCATCGATTCCTGCTAAAGAGCCTGTATGCGAAATTGCTGCTTTAGCACCTGCTTGCGTTCTGCCTGACTTTATCACAAGAATAGGCTTTCTGCATTTTTTTGCAGCTTGCAAAAATTTTCTACCATCTTTTAAGCCTTCGATGTACATGCATATAACCTTGGTATCTTTGTCCTGATTTAGATATTCTATTAAATCCTCTTCGCTCAGATCCAGCTTATTACCGACACCTATAACCTTAGCCAGACCTATCTTTTCGCGTAGAGCGTGATGAATTACGCTAACGCTGAGTGCGCCACTCTGACTAACTATGCTTATTTTGCCTCTGTAAGGCATACCGAACACGAAACTAGCATCTAAGCCATCGGTGGCGTTTTTAAAACCCATTGTATTAGGACCTAGTATTCTCATATTATGTTTCTTCGCAACTCTCAGAACTTTTTCTGCAAGTTCGTAATTGCCTATCTCAACGAAGCCTGAAGAAATTATTACTACGCCTTTAATTCCTTTCTTACCGCATTCTTCAACAACGCTTGGTACAAGTTTAGCAGGAACTACTATAATTGCAAGTTCTACTTGCTCATTAATTTCTTTTACACTGGGATAGCATCTCAAGCCAAGAATTTCTTCTGCATTTGGATTCACTGGGTAGACCTTGCCTTTGTAATCATAAATAATCAGATTTTTTAAAGTTTCGTAACCTATTTTGCCTTGGGTTCTGCTGGCGCCTATAACTGCAATACTCTTGGGATTGAAGAAAAATTCTAGCGACATTTTATCGTAATTAGATAAACAAAGATGGGAGTATAAATTTTTGGTTTTTAGAGCTTTTTTGTTATGCGCCTGGTTTTAATAATTGCATACAAAATTGCGAGC
The sequence above is a segment of the Candidatus Thermoplasmatota archaeon genome. Coding sequences within it:
- a CDS encoding CoA-binding protein, which translates into the protein MSLEFFFNPKSIAVIGASRTQGKIGYETLKNLIIYDYKGKVYPVNPNAEEILGLRCYPSVKEINEQVELAIIVVPAKLVPSVVEECGKKGIKGVVIISSGFVEIGNYELAEKVLRVAKKHNMRILGPNTMGFKNATDGLDASFVFGMPYRGKISIVSQSGALSVSVIHHALREKIGLAKVIGVGNKLDLSEEDLIEYLNQDKDTKVICMYIEGLKDGRKFLQAAKKCRKPILVIKSGRTQAGAKAAISHTGSLAGIDEIYGGAFKQANIIRAKDVTELFDFANALANQSPAKGKRIGIISNGGGAGIMLADTCCENNLLVPELDEKAIAKLEKILPPLVKPRNPVDLVADASFYRYEGAMRTLLEAENIDGIIVACVHGGYARPREYVGAVLKIALQSKDKAPDKPIICCWIGGKEVEEVIEDLKGANIPVYQDTTRAARAMYALVKEGYRLG